aaaaccatttgtttacaaatacttCAATTtccattattatatttttcagccataataataaatcttttattagttggtgattaattagcattcattaatttggtcgtaagtcgtaagttcttttgtaaaaacgCAGCCCATGCCCGCAAACTTAATTGAAACTTTTTATCGTTTTATCATGATGTTGAATAAACATAGTCTAAACAGTGATACACGTAGATAATCCTTAATAAAAATTGATCTTAAGATGGTCTAGATCTTTAATAGATGTCTTTTTTACTTTTCTCCCAAGTCATATCTGAAGAACACTGAGGAGAACctaggttatacatgtatttaagaaatGCTCCGCGGACGCCCTATACTGGGCCTGTAGTGATCAGTCTATTTGTCCTCTCTtacgtccgtccgtctgtccatccgagatctCTTGTCCAGAGcatgttctctctctctttggtcaaatatcaagtatcaaggtcatatcagatcacacaaaaatctttttaagaGCATAGTTACGTTCTCTCAACTAAGTCCTATTTGActcatacttcacataaacatAGCTTTTTGGTAAATGGTGTGCAGAGACTTTGAACCAAGTCAccataggtcaaggtcaaagcaaagtTAGCCTAAATGCTTTTcatcttattattcattatttaagCGGTGTTCTTTAAGATtgtcaccatctcaatgttgtctagtcTAAATCAATATAGGAACTCTATAGATCGTAACATTTGAATGTATGGGCTTCTGTGTTATTTAGTAACTAAAAggcaagatttttaaaagataaaaattcattaataaaatacaacacaattgtaacaaaattatatcatttgcataattcatttatttatctttacTTAATGTACAGCTCTTAATAAAATAGCTGCTTTTGCTGTTTATCTTTGCAAACAAATATTAtaacatgatattttttcacAGCGTATTGACATTTCAAAGCATTTAGATTCCATTGTTTTTCACTGGTTCATCAGTGCTCTGAATTCTTCGAAAATCTTCTCTATGACGAATCACTTTTGCTCTCTAATTCTTGTAAGAGCGAAGCGATTGCTGTTCACTGTTAACTTTAAGTTCATTCAATCCAGACCATGAGTGAACCTCTTCCATGTGAAAGTAATCCTCCCACGTGCGCTCTACGAGTGTTTGGTTAGCATTTCCCTTAAGTACCACTTCGTGTACCTATTATCTTATCGCACAACAATATCGTCATATTTACATGTTACAACTGTTACACATTTTGTTGTTGGACTTCCACTAAAATCCAAGGCATCTCTGGCCTAATTTTTCTCCGAGGCACCGAATATCACATTTAACATATGGGTAGGTTTTTTTCCAAAGCATTTTTGTACTCTGTTTGATGTAGTTCTGGAAAATGATGGTCGTTTATTTGTTTTAACGTTTTGGAAGCTTGCTGTTTGAAATTTGGGACGGGGCGTggaaatatcttttaatttgGGCTGTGCTATTTGGAAGGGTTGTTAAGAAGGCTTTGGGTGTTGGAGGATTTCTCGGCGTGGTTTTGATAGTATGCTGACCAGTTCTGTCTTCCCCGCGAGGCAAAGGTTTTACCATGCAATTTTGGCGCGGATCCGCCGCCCAAGACACTTTCTTTGGTCCCGGCCGAATATTTGGGAGTTTGCATGCATTTTGCTGTTGTTGTAGAGGCAGACCGGAAgtttgtttctgagaagaagctGCTTTAATTTTGGAATGTTCTTTCTTCTCAGCGCTTAGCACGTGTTTGGAGGCAACTGGTTTGAAAGAAAGGAGCCCTCGCTCCAGCTGAAGCTCTTTCAAAATTGATTGCGATGATCCAGGACGATCAGTGCTCTTCACATATGGAGGAGTGCATTGGGTCTGGGTCCTCTTGGCGTCGGTACAGCTCTCCTTGCGATGTCTGGATACATGGTCAACAGACCCAAAtccaattattttatatacgaCCTCCTTTGCGATGGTATCTTTCTTTTCTTCATCTAGCTGGATCTGGACTCCTTTCTTTGACAAAGGTTCCGGCTCCTGTTTATCATTCTTATGGTTGATTTCCTCCAAGGTAACTGCCACAACTTCGTTTTCTTCCTCTTTTGAAACCAGTTCAATTGCAGATTCTTTTTCctttgatttttctttcttcatttcTTTCTCAGCAAATGCGGCCATGTTCGCCTGATATTGCTGTTGAAGTTTGATCTTGTGTTCTGCATCTGTCATTTCGTCCTTTGCAATATCTGTTGCAAAGCGCAGAGTGGGTGTGTCAACCTGAGCCTGGTGGTTGTCCTTCTGATCATCGACATCGATGATAGGTTTCACAACGGCGAGGTTTTTCTGGgctctttaaaaatatagatgaattgaaaaaattaaacacttaaaacaGAGGATGTGTTAACTGgcaaaatacaaatgaaaaaaggCATGGTTacggttttctttttaaaatttattttcccatttttaatgttaaccATACTTAACCAATGTATTTCTAATGCAATGGTGAGCCTAAACATCTGTCAAGTTTTAAGCGACATCCAGAGCTTACAATTTAATGTTAttaatagaaatcgacaacttaTATGGCGgaagtcggagataaaagggaaataatgtcTAGGCtatttatgaattcatattAGCTTTAAAATCAGCCATTCTAATATGCTTCCGTTCTCGAGAGCGGTAGCGTATCAGAAcggctgattttaatcagattggtttAATACATAAGTATCAAGTTGCACTCTCCCTACCCTAATTGTTGGTCATTTCGTCCGCCTTCGGGTTTCGGAGTAACATCTTCGGATTTCCCTTTCACGGGGGCATTCCCTCCTTTCGATGGGAAACTCGTCTTGACCTTACAGGGCAAACTAGACCCTACAATTATCATTGAAAGTGTTAGGAAAAACTCGTGAAATGGGAAATCATGCCTCTTGTTTTATGCATGCATCCCActtattttattctattttattccatgtgtaaaatatcaaaatcaaatgatAATAACCCGAAGGATCTGAACAACAAATATAAACTTCTTACCTTTGTGCttctcaatttttaaataaacaacttTCTAAAACAAACTTCAGGGGTCAAAGATGttagataatacatgtatatacatgaaatCGCAAAATTTTGCAGTACATCAAATTACACGTATCTAAAAatgaattcttaaaaaaaagaataaatgcgTTTAAACAAACGAAATTTGACCCAACTTAATTTTGTGAACGTTTATTTGTCAGTACCTAAACCAGCGGCGTTACTCTTATTGGCTAGTTCCGCACTTTTTCTGTAGAAATCTTCAATATTTGGACGGCTGAAATATAATAACTATGGATTATGTAAGATTTCAGTTAGAAAAACTATTAAAGCTTCTACTTTAAGAGAGTACATAACCTTTAGATGAGGAGGATAATAAATAGATTGCATTACATCTCATAGAAATGTGGTTGTTTGAGTCCTTCACTTTtaagtggagagagagagagagagagagagagagagagagagagagagagagagagagagagagagagagagagagacacacacacacacacacacacacacagagagagagacacagagagagagagagagagagagagagagagagagagagagagagagagagagagagagagagaacctgGAACTCTGGATTATCCTTCGATTCTTAGCAGCACTTGCTGGTCTTC
The nucleotide sequence above comes from Magallana gigas chromosome 2, xbMagGiga1.1, whole genome shotgun sequence. Encoded proteins:
- the LOC117681501 gene encoding DNA ligase 1; the protein is MILRQRLPTIHEDKVFEKIPVAGQYRIIKGIKKGGSRRPASAAKNRRIIQSSSRPNIEDFYRKSAELANKSNAAGLGSSLPCKVKTSFPSKGGNAPVKGKSEDVTPKPEGGRNDQQLGAQKNLAVVKPIIDVDDQKDNHQAQVDTPTLRFATDIAKDEMTDAEHKIKLQQQYQANMAAFAEKEMKKEKSKEKESAIELVSKEEENEVVAVTLEEINHKNDKQEPEPLSKKGVQIQLDEEKKDTIAKEVVYKIIGFGSVDHVSRHRKESCTDAKRTQTQCTPPYVKSTDRPGSSQSILKELQLERGLLSFKPVASKHVLSAEKKEHSKIKAASSQKQTSGLPLQQQQNACKLPNIRPGPKKVSWAADPRQNCMVKPLPRGEDRTGQHTIKTTPRNPPTPKAFLTTLPNSTAQIKRYFHAPSQISNSKLPKR